The region CAGCCGTCATACAgctcccctggagcagagagggttaagggccttgctcaagggcccaacagtggctgcaaaacagagctgggattcaaactctaaaccttttagttgatagcccaaagctctacccactaggctacctctAGTGTTACTACTTCAactattttgtaaatgtactaTTTTCTACTACTATTTTACTTTATCATCTATTTATCATCTACTACCaatattactattttataatCAATACTGGggtggcactgttgcctcacagcaagaaggttcttggttcgatccctaggtggggcggtctgggtcctgtgtggtttctgtgtggagtttgcatgttctccccgggtctgcatgggtttcttccgggagctccggtttcctcccacagtccaaaaacatgcaagtgaggtaaattggagacactaaattgtccatgactgtgtttgagattaaacatacgaactgatgaatcttgtgtaagcagtaactaccatttctgtcatgaatgtaaccaaagtgtgtaaaacatgacgttaaaatccttataaataaataatcaatactgAACGGAATAGTAGGTTTATGGGTGCCAGACAATACTAGGGTCCTCATTCCCTTGGTTTAAACCTCACCTCTGTGAGAGCTCATCCCTGTGTCCActtgggtttcctttgggtactGCAGTGTCCTCCCACCCCCAAAATCATATAGTAAGTaaactggctgctctaaattgctatTAAACCTTAAGACAGTAAATACATGAGTGGGTGGTATGTGTttattagatgaatgaataaatacatgaatttcTGAATTCAGTTTGTGCAAATGATCACTGGTATAATGATAGTACAAGGTATGCATTTTTCATCATTTAGATGGGATGCTTGATTGTTCAGTCCAGGTCTGTCTTCATTCCCTGCCTGAAGGAGTACTCTGCTTTGTGGTGCATGATCAGCTTATTGTTAGCAAAGTAGAAACTGTCAGACCTCGCAGCGAACGGATTGGCGATCATCTCCTCAACTAAAAAGAGAGAAATGTGATTGTTCTACATCTATTTTTGTACAGTGACATAAAACTGCAGCTTCATAGAAGAGcatcacacatttacattcCAGCTACAATTGTAGACAAGTGTATTGAAGCAGTTCTCAATTTTGAGAACTggaataaattatatgctgtaATGGACTGGAATAATTAACCATCTGGACGGTGAGTAGGGTTGTGTTGTTGGTGAGGTTCTGTATTGCTTACTGGTGTGTGAATCCAGATCTGGTAGAGTGTAGATGTGTTCACAGGTGTTCCTACTGTACGGGATGCAGAAGCCAATCTCAAAATCAAAGGTCTTCAGTAGTGTTTCTCTGAAATAGTGCCTCTCTATCAGCCTAAATCTGTTCACTGCTTTACCGCCTACAGTAAACTCCAACCTGAGACAGAGAGGAATGGTTATGTCAGCCTAGTCATATAGGTATGATTTAGTATTTAAATTTAGTATGTGACATACGTGGCTCCGATCTCCCTCAGTCGGAGAAAAGCAGGTGCGAAACGATATTGGATAAAACGTCCCACATCTGGCTCCATGACATCTGTAATTTCTAAAGGTAAAAAGACAGTCACACAGATTAAACTATAGAGGGCTGAGGTAAGATATAATGGAAAATGTGTAGGTCAAATTAACCCTTTTTATATGAACACATGTACCTGTCGGTCGATGTCGCTTTAGATCCAGGAGAACAGCTCCTCCCGCAAGGTCTCGGATATTGAAGCGGGAAAAGCTGATGTTGTAGATGTTGTCCTCTGGAGAGCACAGATAATCTGtacataaattattaaaaatacgtTCAGTTAAAAGaattcagtgttttaattaGAGAACACACTcctcttttttatatatttacttcTTTTTATATTACCTTAATTTCCATAAGAAATTCAGGTTACATTTAGGTTTTTTCCTAGCTCGGGACTTCATTGAACACTAAACtactatcaggacagactcatggagcatgttctagcactctgtttataaagactatactacatatctgttattatttaacactacaacagcttagtatatcacatattacatatctcatctAAAATATTTAATGCTAGGATACTTCTTAAGTTTTTTATATGACTAAATTTTTTATTCTGTGTATTCaattacatagtgtgtacaacattacttgtgtactttaattctttgtactttaataccttttgctttaatgtacctggagctgctgtaataactgacttccCCTATGGGATCTGTCTAGTCAACTGAAATATATTTGTAAGTTTagtctaatatatatatatatatacagtatatatatacagtggggccaaaaagtatttagtcagccactgattgtgcaggttctcctacttagaaagatgagagaggtctgtaattttcatcatagctacacttcaactatgagagacaaaatgagaaaaaaaaatccaggaaatcacattgtaggatttttaaagaatttatttgtaaattatggtggaaaataagtatttggtcaataacaaaagttcaactcaatactttgtaacataacctttgttggcaatgacagaggtcaaacgtttcctgtaagtcttcaccaggtttgcacacactgtggctggtattttggcccattcctccatgcagatctcctctagagcagtgatgttttggggctgtcgctgggcaacacggactccacaaattttctatggggttgaggtctggagactggctaggccactccaggaccttgaaatgctttttacggagccactccttcattgcccgagcagtgtgtttgggatcattgtcatgctggaagacccagccacgttccatcttcaatgctctcactgatggaaggaggttttggcttaaaatctcacgatacatggccccgttcattcttcccttaacatggatcagtcttcctgtcccctttgcagaaaaacagccccaaagcatgatgtttccacccccatgcttcacagtaggtatggtgttcttgggttcttcttcttgagttccattttggtttcatctgaccacatgatattctcccaatcctcttctggatcatccatatgctctctgacaaacttcagacgggcctagacatgtactggcttaatcagggggacacgcctggcactgcaggatttgagtccctctcggcgtagtgtgtacactgatggtagcctttgttactttggtcccagctctctgcaggtcattcatcgggtccctccgtgtagttctgggatttttgctcaccgttctcatgatcattttgaccccacgggatgagatcttgaccccaagggagattatcaatggtcttgtatatgttccattttcttacaattgcttccacagttgatttattcacaccaacctgcttgcctattgtagattcactcttcccagcctggtgcaggtctacaattttcttcctggtgtccttcgacagctctttggtcttggccatggttgagtttggagtctgattgtttgaggctgtggacaggtgtcttttatacagataacgaggtcaaacaggtgccattaatacaggtaacgagtggaggacagaagagtttcttaaagaagaagttacaggtctgtgagagccagaaatcttgcttgtttgttattgaccaaatacttattttccaccataatttacaaataaattctttaaaaatcctacaatgtgatttcctggatttttttttctcattttgtctctcatagttgaagtgtagctatgatgaaaattacagacctctctcatctttctaagtaggagaacctgcacaatcagtggctgactaaatactttttggccccactgtatatatttataataacccTGATGTGAACAGACATAATGAGTCAATTTTGAGGTTGTGAGGAAAAACCGATTTGCCTAAAAGCCATAAGTGTTGTTCATTTTGCAAAAAGTAGCTCTACAAATCTGCATTGTAATTCCTCCTGCATGCTTGGCATCCACATTAATGGGTTTGGCCTACTCACCCTCAGTGTATCCTGGCAGTGTGAGGACATACTGAGGGGTAACAGGGTCACCCGGCTTCCACTCCAACACTAGATCTTCTCTTGGACTCCTCTCTGTTCCTCCATCAACAAGAAACCCATTCCAGTCCTTCGCATATTTTAATTCGTCTGTCTCCGTCTCAGCATAATTTTCTATTTCATCTTCTTCATCCTCGCTTTCTGGGTCTTTGCCGTCCCTGCCCTCGTCCCTGCCCTCGTCCCTTCCCTCTTCACTGTCCTCTTCTTTTTCTAAAGACGTCTCATACTCCTTCTcctcctcactgtccatttcatagGTCCTGATTGCTGTAGTGCTCTCTTCTTCAGTACTCCTGCTGTGGTCTAGACTCTAGAGGTTCAGTTCCAGTCGGCTTTTCTCTCCAATTAAtctcataacacacacatacacggtGTCTCTGCCAACTAAAGAGATTAAACTACTTCATACCACTAATCCACAACAATCCTAATGAAACACAGCACAGCAGCTATGGAAGGCCACTGGGGACAAAACAGGCACAACACAAAGCAAACTACTTCTTGTGGTTGCAGAGGTACTAGATATTTGGAGATATATAAGATCTCTGATTATTTAGAGTTTCTCTTCTGCACTTGGGTTGTTTAAGGTTAATTTTAGGTTTCTGTTTCAGGAGTGTCAGTAGTATTGAGAGGTAGAATCACAAGcagtataattattttatttactatttctTAGTAGCGGCACTACTTTTACAATCGAGTGGCTTGTTGGTACCTATAAATGATCATTAACCCAGTCTCAAAGTTGCTTTATAGAGGCTTagtcatatatttttttaaggaaaccAGGTTCCAAACTCATATGATTAAAGCTGATTCCTTAATCAAGAAACTCATTAGGTTTATACTTGTAAGACTAAGGAAATCAAAGAAGATGACCCCACTAATACAACATTAGGGTTATCAACTGAGATAACCTCAGTAAAAAAATTGTACTGTTATGCAAAATGTTATCGTAGCATTTTCTTTTAGCCTATTTCTGTGAAATGACAACACCCATTTAAAAGCGGTATTGCTAAATTTGTGTTCACCAACCCATTTCCTGGAGATTCAAACACACCCTAATGGAACTGGTAACTGCTTCAAATCCACCAGTGTGGGTGAACTTCCTGATTAGCGTGGCTGGATTTCACTTTGTGATGGACATCTTTAGGAagcactgtaataaataattgtttgatGTTACCTAACAGCCACCGTTGGATGTTTGGTGAGTGAACAGGATGTGCACAGCTCTTGTGCATTTGGGTTTGGGTGAAAGATGGGAGGACGAGCTTCTTCACCACATCCTCCCCTCATTTCGTACCTCGTTGTGATGGCAACCGAACAGTCATTTCCGCCACGAGTTGTCAACGTAAGGCATCCCAGAAAGCATCGGGGCCCGGTGTTGTACGCGTAAAAGAGGAAACCATGGAGAAAGAGGAAGAGATGACCAGACGAGAGTCACAGAAAGAGGTatggtgtgttttgtttttgtttatatgaGCAATTGAAAGCTTTTTATTGAGCTGAATTGTTAGACGACGGGTCCGAAAGGTTTGGTTCTACGTATCATTCTTAAAAATAGCGTCAACTGCTGAGGCATGTGGTTTTAGAACGGGTGTGGGTGCGATAGAGGCAGACAGCAAACACAAATAAGTGTGATGTTACAAAATGGCGAGTCTTTAACCACTTATGCTTTACGATTTGTCAGGtcacatgataaaaaaaaccctcAGTTTGATCAATTTGAACTGAAAGTTTTTAGCTTTTATAAACcacttttctttgtgtgtgtgtgtgtgtgtgtgtatcttaaTGAACAAGATCTCAGAGTATAAAGAGAGTCTGAAACTACCAGTTGCTTTCTAAGGTCTCAGTCTTTGTCTCTTACAGATAAGACCATGAAGACGACTGCAGTGTCTCTAACCGTATGGATGGCTCAGGTTCTCATGACCTGTTCCCTCAATTCCACAACAAACACAGATCCCAGCACAACAACAGCACTGCAGATGACCACAGTATGGAAAACAGTACCAACAGCATCACTGTCTACAGACCAGACCCAATCCATTACAATACCATCAGGAACAGAAGTCCCTGGTTTTAAGACCCAAAACGATTTTACAAACACAACAGACAATGGCAGCACAATCAACTCCATTCAGCACATCACAAGTCCCGAGGTGGTGACTGTCTCTTTAAATTCCACAAGTTTGGCAACGAAGAATGACAACCCAGAAACAGGAACTGTCACCAGAGTCACATTGCAAGAGCACACAGTCACCACGGGGCTATCAACAACCGTCCAGGCGGACCATGCCGTCCAAACAACATCCTTTCTGACTTGGACAGAAGGAAGAAGTGAAAAGTCAACAAGCAATACAGAAGCAAGCTCCACCACAGCTTCCACGGTCACATGGAAGGATGAGATCAACGAATCAACAGAATATTATGAGATAACACCAACAACAGACCATTCAATCCAAGTTCAGACTTTGAATCTTGAGTCCACTCAGAACACAGAAGAGCCTTTGGTCTCCACAACTGATGTAAGCATGACTCCAGAAGCTCAAACTGACCAAAAAACCACGGAGGATCACAGCACAGCTCAAACAACCAACACATACAACTCGATAAACACCACCAGAAGTGATGACACAACCAGGACGGAGGCTATAACAGGTGAAGGTATCACCGTAGCTACAAACAGCACCGAAACACAAAGTACAACCACAGCAGAGGCTACAACGGGTGAAGGTATCACCACAGCTACAAACAGCACCGAAACACAAGGTACAACCACAGCAGAGGCTACAACGGGTGAGGATCTCACTGTAACTTCAATAAATCTTAATAATGTTACAAACATCACTGAAACACGAAGTGCTACAAGAACAGAGGCTTCATACACCTGGACCACTCTTTTATCCACCACCAACGCCTCAGAAAACGTCTCCAGAACAGAGACTAAATGGACACTGTGGCCAAACTGCTATGACAATGATAAAGACGTATCAGTTACTTCTGGCCGTTCATCTAAACTGGTCTGTTTTGTCACCCTCTGGAGTCTGGGGATGACCGCTTCCATCTTCCTGGGTCTCACCATATTCCTGTGGGTGCGGCTTTCCGTCATAAAGAAGAGGGCAAGACTGAAGGGACGCCGGGATAAAGGAGAACAGAAGGCGGCTAAGGAGCGAGAGAGCCTGTGGGCTGAGCATTACACATCTGCCGAGGACAGGGTGGAGTTCTGGTACGCCAATGGCACCACCATAGAGGCGAACAAGAAAGGATCCAAAAGGCAAAAGAAGAGGCCGGCAAAGACAAAAGACGAGAGGAAGGAAGAGAAAGAGGAGGACTTGTGGATCCAGCCCAAGGTGACACTGCAGGATATTACAGATTTCTGGCGAGTAAGAAACGTGGATGTGGACGCATCGTGAAGTCACTGGACTCCATTTTACTCCAGTTCTGTCAATGACAGTTTGCCTCCATTTACTGAGTGGCTTGATAAGTACCAGGCTGGGAAGGTCAGGGTTAAAACATGCTTCTGCCCCGACTATATACAAAGCTTGAAGTCCAAGAATGCTGTGCTTGGTAGAGTAGACATGAATGCCATCCAGGCCACCCTGAGAGATGCCATTTTAGACACCCAGCTTGGGCTTGGACTTGCTATTACTGGATGATTGAGCACCTTATTACCTGGTACCACAGGACCTCTTGAACAATATAAAGATTAAAGACTCATAATATCTAATATTGTTGCTCATAAAGAGTATTTTTCTAATGCACAATAAACGAAAtatgattcataataataataatctttatttatttctcatttCACAGTGTTTTAGGTTAATAAGATTGCGTAATCAGACATAAAAATAGTCTCCAGAGCACATCGTGAAAACACTGCGTCATTCACACCCAGAGGCAGTCCAGTCAAAAGAGCGTTTGTACGGAtggtcactgatgttggtcaagaaagccttaattgatgttcAACTTCATTCCAGAGCAGTTCAGTAggactgaggtcagagctctgtacaGTAAAAATAAGCCTtcgtgtctttatagagctcgctttgtgcccaggggtacagtcatgctggaacaggaaaggcccttccctaaactgttgccacaacatTGGAAGCATATTGTTtactttatactgtataactgatttattatacCTGTTATTACACCTGCTGCGTCTCTGTACATTACGTATACCAGGACACATTAGAACATAACCAAAAATCCTAATCCAGACCTTTCAGCAATGACCTCAAAAGGaagaacatttaaataaataataaattattaaaatcccaacactgcAGTGAGATACACGTCCCTCACGAGTGTCTGAAAATGTTTGATTGTACCTGTATGAGTAGAATttataaagtgtttttatttatctgacTATCAGCAccagtaaaatgttttaaaataaatcagtttATAAACAGGGAGTGTTTGTGTACAAAGGGAACATTGTGTTAAAAGAGGAAATGGTGGCGTTAGCATGTTTCTCTTTGTACTATTGAACAAAGAGGAAGGTTAATGAACCAGAGGAGTTTATACTCTGACCTGGACATCAGTGGATGGGATCAGCACAGGAGCCATTATTgggcagatattatttggatggatggtggactaTGTTCGAAGTGTCTGGGTGGCGCCGAGTTCTAATTAGCCAGCCCACAAGCCAGCTAAGATTCTAACCCGGCTATTGGCTGGCCGGGTGTCCACACGGACAAGATTTGTTTGGAATTTGGATTTGCTGAAGCCCTGGTCAGGATAAAGTAGTTGATGAAAACAGCAGTCACACGATGTTGTAATGGGTATGAGTGTATCGTGGTAGCGTGTCTGGAGTTTGAATAACTGTagtatgttattgtgtgtgttcgtggttcGAATTTTGGGGGGATGGGGGTCTGTTTCTTCTAATTAATACTTGTACTTGTAAAAAGGCTTGTAAAAGGTAAAAAGGTCAAAGGTAAAACAGTTCATGGGTTGTTAGTTAGCTAATATATAAAGTTTACTTCCCACCCCAACTGTCACTGTATAATTTGTTCACAGTTTGtgattttttactttatatattTGATATTTAGCAAGAGAGGCGTTTCCTTTATTCAAAGGGACTTACAACACTGTGGAACTGTGACAGTatctgtccaagcaattgagggttaatggccttgctctgGAAAACTGGTGGTGGtgagggcttgaaccagcaacctttcgattactagtccagtaccttaaatgctaggctacagctgccctgatTTTTGTTTTTGAGAGTATTAAGAGCAGTAAGTTCTGACCGCTTATCAATTAATAATATGTGATTTTTATTGATAGTCAGGCCTAGCCTTGAAAGTGCAGCCAAAAAAGATTGGACTCCAACAATTCTGTCAATAAGACCACAGTAAAAAAGGTTCaagggtaaatattttaaaaatatttttagaaaaccTTCAGTGATGGTTTACCAGCAGACCAGAAGGTAACATTTTCCAGTGCTTGAGGGTGACAATAGCATCATGTTCTTTGCATGTTCTTTGCAGAAGTGATGATGTAAGTGCTAATCCCACATCAGCTTTGTAGCATGAGACTCAGCCCCTCAGACTGATGAAGCCGTGAGCTCTTGAGAAGGTGCATTTCTTTTACCATCAAACTCACCATCTTTTCTTGCTTTCACACTTTTGAAGTTTATCAGCCCCACCCAGGCCTGGTCTGTATCCACTGCACATGCGAACGGGTCAAAAacgtttttttcttctcttctctaaAACCACACACAAAAAGAATCTCGTGTGTTTCAACACACCCAACGTGCAGCTTCCCACCCAGCTTCCCTTTTTATTTACTAACTTCAGCACAAAGCCGAGCGACAAGTGATCAGTACTCTCAGGTAACACAGTGTAAAGCGCGCTACAGTAAAATCAAGATCGATCAGGCTCAGGCGTAAGAACAACTGACAGAATAAAGAGGTAAAAAAAAGAGGAAGAGCGAGCGAGGAGGATATAGGTCATCTGTACATGTGCGAGACGCTTTCGTGATAGATGCACAGTGGCGGCGGTGAAGAACCGACTCGCGCTAATGCAGGTAAGAATCAGACTTGAGCTCGGACCAAATGTTTGAATTTGTAATGTTGAGGTAGAACTAAAATACCACTCTGCAAGatgtataattataattacaatGTAAGTGGTCTGTTTTTACTACAGTAAAGTGTAAAGTGTGAACTAGAGAGCATGAGAGAGTCAGTAGGCAAAGAAACAAGCAAGACTCTGCACAAAAAACAACAGCAGTCAGATTGGATGGAATGGAAAACTGAAATCTAAACATTTCATGCACAAAACAATGCAAACAACAAATATCACCTAAATGTTAATGTACTTAAATGTATGGATCAACTATCCAccttaaaagttttttttttttttttttttctaaagtaATAAAAAGTTATTCTAATTACAAGCTTAAGATTTACAAGCATCTGGACCAGAAACACCGATCTGTTAACCGTTCCTAACATATTACTTAACACACTGCTGATTTTGAAATCCAAAACACTTTTGCTAGAAGATAAACGGAAGCCAGAATGCTTTACTGGTCGCATGTGTCGTTACCAGTGCTCTATTTGTGGTCAATGTCAAAGACACAGAGTTGAGCATTGCTAATAACatagtaataaatacatttaggttAAAATAAACTGAACCACACATTTTCTGTCCAAAgcacaatgtaaataaatgtacatttaatagGAGTCAGAGACGGTTTGCAGAGTCTTTGAAGGCACTTGGTTTGTTGTGGGTTTTTCTCAAAATCTGATCTGCTGCatcaaaaataaacatacagcTAAGCAGATTATTCATTTAGTGTAAGAAAAACTGTTAAatggtttttgttgttgtaacgTGGCCTTGTACTTACTCAGTAGTAAAAAAAGATTGACCATTGCTGGTTATACAgggtccctaaagtctggacacataggaaatatcactaactataactaactatatgtttactaaaattcacacacaaatagtgaaaacacactgaatatattattgattaatattctaatgaattaaaatgtttattgtaaTATGCATTAATTTATTGTGTATGCATTTTGCCCATGTGTCCAGACTTCAGGGACACCCTGTGTACTTAAAGCTACTTTGActgcatttattaaaatgtatatggAACCGTATGTGGATTTTTCTTGCCAAGGACTGGTAAAAAACCCAACCTAGCTCCTTATGGTAAAGGTGAAACAATGTTCTGATGTTTAGATCTAATTACAAAGCTAAACAAGCACGTCTGTTATGAATAAAATACTGTTGGAATATAGGTTGTATTGTCCACATAGCTTGGTAGTTAATGTGCTTTGATTATGTGATTAGTAAGCACCTTAAGTCCAGATTTAAGGTGGAATTGTGGAGCTGAAGGACTTTATTTGCATGGCAGCGTCTAAGCCCATGGTGATTAA is a window of Trichomycterus rosablanca isolate fTriRos1 chromosome 22, fTriRos1.hap1, whole genome shotgun sequence DNA encoding:
- the si:ch73-248e21.5 gene encoding location of vulva defective 1, with the translated sequence MKTTAVSLTVWMAQVLMTCSLNSTTNTDPSTTTALQMTTVWKTVPTASLSTDQTQSITIPSGTEVPGFKTQNDFTNTTDNGSTINSIQHITSPEVVTVSLNSTSLATKNDNPETGTVTRVTLQEHTVTTGLSTTVQADHAVQTTSFLTWTEGRSEKSTSNTEASSTTASTVTWKDEINESTEYYEITPTTDHSIQVQTLNLESTQNTEEPLVSTTDVSMTPEAQTDQKTTEDHSTAQTTNTYNSINTTRSDDTTRTEAITGEGITVATNSTETQSTTTAEATTGEGITTATNSTETQGTTTAEATTGEDLTVTSINLNNVTNITETRSATRTEASYTWTTLLSTTNASENVSRTETKWTLWPNCYDNDKDVSVTSGRSSKLVCFVTLWSLGMTASIFLGLTIFLWVRLSVIKKRARLKGRRDKGEQKAAKERESLWAEHYTSAEDRVEFWYANGTTIEANKKGSKRQKKRPAKTKDERKEEKEEDLWIQPKVTLQDITDFWRVRNVDVDAS
- the unc119.2 gene encoding protein unc-119, giving the protein MDSEEEKEYETSLEKEEDSEEGRDEGRDEGRDGKDPESEDEEDEIENYAETETDELKYAKDWNGFLVDGGTERSPREDLVLEWKPGDPVTPQYVLTLPGYTEDYLCSPEDNIYNISFSRFNIRDLAGGAVLLDLKRHRPTEITDVMEPDVGRFIQYRFAPAFLRLREIGATLEFTVGGKAVNRFRLIERHYFRETLLKTFDFEIGFCIPYSRNTCEHIYTLPDLDSHTIEEMIANPFAARSDSFYFANNKLIMHHKAEYSFRQGMKTDLD